A section of the Diabrotica virgifera virgifera chromosome 8, PGI_DIABVI_V3a genome encodes:
- the LOC126890223 gene encoding uncharacterized protein LOC126890223, translating into MFAGWEHKLQFGGIHFKPGYLVVDCETPQSAEWLRLKVPQIRKWEGGELTTCKGDDIPRSHVVTVFLPRSKGLSAEKLLQLIEVQNEGLAIGRWKVLSAKEEAAGQLLRAAIDELSYAALRKNGCTIFYRFGKIPVHGIKRETEKETPGSSGGLVTTEVEEAPPVPSASRGTDVPGDAESVGDHHSTDLYRDSEDMETAEATNVEEDKDKTLVGGEEGEKETSPQITK; encoded by the coding sequence ATGTTCGCCGGATGGGAGCACAAGCTCCAGTTCGGCGGCATCCACTTCAAGCCGGGCTACTTGGTAGTTGACTGTGAAACACCACAGTCAGCGGAGTGGCTAAGGTTGAAGGTGCCACAAATTAGGAAGTGGGAGGGTGGAGAACTCACAACATGTAAGGGAGACGACATCCCTAGATCACATGTTGTGACAGTTTTCCTCCCCAGAAGCAAGGGGCTATCAGCTGAGAAATTACTTCAGCTGATAGAGGTACAAAATGAGGGCCTAGCAATAGGTAGGTGGAAGGTCCTGAGTGCTAAGGAAGAGGCGGCAGGGCAACTCTTGAGGGCAGCGATAGACGAGCTATCCTACGCTGCCCTCAGGAAGAACGGATGCACCATTTTTTACCGGTTCGGGAAAATCCCCGTTCATGGTATAAAACGGGAAACAGAAAAGGAGACTCCGGGGAGCAGCGGTGGGTTAGTAACCACCGAGGTCGAGGAAGCGCCTCCGGTGCCCTCTGCATCGCGGGGTACTGATGTGCCCGGCGATGCCGAGAGCGTCGGAGACCACCACAGCACCGATCTATATCGGGACTCGGAGGACATGGAGACAGCCGAAGCAACTAACGTTGAAGAAGACAAGGACAAAACACTTGTCGGGGGGGAAGAAGGTGAGAAAGAAACCTCACCTCAAATAACCAAATAA